AAGGGTATGTGCCCTCCTGCTCTATAGGATTCTGTGTCGCTAAAATAAAAAACGGAAGCTCCAGAGGATAGGTTATACCTCCTGCAGTTACTTCATATTCCTGCATTGCTTCAAGCAAGGCAGCCTGTGTTTTTGGTGGTGTCCTGTTTATCTCATCAGCCAGCACTATATTTGCAAAGATCGGACCTTCTATAAATTTGAAACTTCTCTTGTGCGTTTGAGAATCCTCCTCCATGATATCCGTGCCTGTAATATCTGAGGGCATAAGGTCAGGAGTAAACTGAATTCTTTTAAACTTTAAATCCATGACCTGCGCAATTGTATTTACCATCAGTGTTTTTGCCAGTCCGGGCACGCCGACAACAAGGCAATGACCTCTGGAAAACATAGCAATCAAAATTTCATCTACTATCTGCTGCTGACCAATAATCACCTTGCGAATTTCTTTTAAGATTTTCTCTCTGGCATCCTTAAATTCTTCAATTGCCCCTAAATCCGCTTCAACAATCTTACTGTCGTCCATTTCAACATCCTCCTTAAATTACTTCGCATAACCTTTGTTAGAAACTCATTATAAATCACAACTACAAAACAATCCATTCGTTTTTTTGATGAAATTCTCCGCCCTTTTTTCTTTATGGTTTTGGGATGGGGGAGTATAATGCTTTTTGTCTATTTTTATTGAGGTTTTAAGCAATTTAAGCTATGGTAACACTAAAGTAGAAGTGACTTAAATAATTAATGTTAGGGGGAACAAAGAATATGAAATACAATGCAGACACATTTTTTATCACCTTTGTTGATTCAATAAATGAAGAGAAAGTAAAAACCCTAATTGCCATTATTGCGGATGTCATCCATAAAAATAAACCATCGCAAATATACATTTTATTTTCCTCCGGTGGCGGGGGAATAAATGCTGGGATCACTCTTTACAACTTCCTTCGTGCTCTCCCTACTGAAGTTGTGTTCCACAACATAGGTTCCGTAGATTCCATAGCGACGTGTATTTTCCTCGCTGGTAATAAGCGATACGCCAGCAGTAATTCCAATTTCTTGTTTCACGGTGTCACATGGACATTCGGTCAAGGGGCTGCCCTCAATCGAAAGCAACTCCATGAATGCATCAGTACAATTCAACAAAACGAGAATGATTATGCTAATATCATCACCAGTCGTACTTCCATAAGCAAGAAGGAGATATTTTCTCTACTCGACCAAGGAGAATCTAAAGGACTTGAGTTTGCTCTCGAAAA
Above is a window of bacterium DNA encoding:
- a CDS encoding MoxR family ATPase, which codes for MDDSKIVEADLGAIEEFKDAREKILKEIRKVIIGQQQIVDEILIAMFSRGHCLVVGVPGLAKTLMVNTIAQVMDLKFKRIQFTPDLMPSDITGTDIMEEDSQTHKRSFKFIEGPIFANIVLADEINRTPPKTQAALLEAMQEYEVTAGGITYPLELPFFILATQNPIEQEGTYPLPEAQLDRFMFNINIDYPSKTEEQEIVKSTTYETNTELSPVLNGEKILALQRITRRIPVSDHVVIYATNIVRASRPKDASAPEFIKDWVSWGAGPRAAQYLILGAKARAITRGDYNVSCEDVRSVAPPVLRHRIIINFNAEAEGIDSEKIIEKLLNTITEPTEKDYAKLS
- a CDS encoding ATP-dependent Clp protease proteolytic subunit; translation: MKYNADTFFITFVDSINEEKVKTLIAIIADVIHKNKPSQIYILFSSGGGGINAGITLYNFLRALPTEVVFHNIGSVDSIATCIFLAGNKRYASSNSNFLFHGVTWTFGQGAALNRKQLHECISTIQQNENDYANIITSRTSISKKEIFSLLDQGESKGLEFALEKGIIHEVCEVSIPTGYNHIACNLK